Proteins from a genomic interval of Ptychodera flava strain L36383 chromosome 7, AS_Pfla_20210202, whole genome shotgun sequence:
- the LOC139137449 gene encoding NACHT, LRR and PYD domains-containing protein 1 homolog codes for MATGGLCITSEEKNYNKICHLLIGIGTNQIRSVFDRCCKMLSNSTAGLLQTNEQRLQTLRTSRSQKGGPPKIINDTQWRLMYPTPPAAANSEQFDITLLMILLRNICGLKSPNDHVWTRPPYSSDVSVEADLVRMREFRNKLQHMPGTTIKDSEFERLWFDISVVLVRLGAKQNDIDELKLVSMDPSETERHQQTLKQWKELDDELKDRLDRIDEKQDKALENDEDFRLILQKLMQSGMSLASDADSAHQKRDDQCLDAANKCGEELRQYYKEYLSNITQLPWWDGADKVKLDQVYVDLGLETKKEGISIQNQNLFSSREDCENPKRILIEADAGHGKSTLCKKLALDWAQKKIFDQFKLVFFLALRHLQGRQISLKDAFFESLLPEDSPINREDLWDFIKSHQSEVLFILDGLDEVHRDHLPVDVQTMLLGMILRNCKMIFTSRIIREKVPEDQYDTLLLIRPFKVKSLEEFVRLQFQSIGQTLYADSFLHQFNQIRPSSVDLLFLMQTPLNALLVCKNWLKMEN; via the exons atggccacaggcggatTGTGCATCACGTCCGAGGAGAAAAACTATAACAAGATCTGTCACCTGCTCATCGGTATTGGAACGAACCAAATCAGAAGTGTATTTGATAGATGTTGTAAAATGCTATCCAATTCAACTGCGGGGTTACTACAAACGAACGAACAACGTCTGCAAACTTTGCGAACGTCGCGTTCACAAAAGGGTGGCCCTCCGAAGATAATAAATGATACACAGTGGCGACTAATGTACCCGACACCGCCTGCCGCTGCTAATTCCGAACAATTTGATATAACACTGCTTATGATACTGTTGAGGAATATCTGTGGCCTGAAGAGTCCAAACGATCATGTGTGGACACGACCACCTTATTCGTCAGATGTCAGCGTTGAGGCAGACCTCGTGAGAATGAGGGAGTTTCGCAACAAACTCCAACACATGCCAGGTACAACGATTAAAGACAGTGAGTTTGAACGATTGTGGTTTGACATCAGCGTTGTCCTCGTACGCCTCGGTGCCAAGCAAAATGACATTGATGAATTGAAATTAGTAAGTATGGATCCgtcagagacagagagacatcaACAGACATTGAAGCAATGGAAGGAGTTGGACGATGAACTGAAAGACCGGCTAGACCGAATAGACGAAAAGCAAGACAAGGCTCTAGAGAATGATGAGGACTTTCGCCTCATACTGCAAAAGCTAATGCAGAGTGGAATGTCTCTTGCAAGTGACGCAGATAGTGCGCATCAGAAGCGAG ATGATCAGTGCCTGGACGCTGCTAACAAATGTGGAGAAGAGTTACGCCAATACTACAAGGAGTACTTGTCAAATATCACACAGTTGCCTTGGTGGGACGGGGCAGACAAGGTAAAGCTTGATCAAGTATATGTAGATCTGGGATTGGAAACAAAGAAGGAAGGTATCAGCATACAGAACCAGAACCTGTTCTCAAGCAGAGAAGACTGTGAGAATCCGAAGAGAATACTAATAGAAGCCGACGCAGGGCATGGCAAGTCTACATTGTGTAAGAAATTAGCTTTAGACTGGgctcaaaagaaaatctttgaTCAATTTAAGCTTGTATTTTTTCTGGCGTTGAGGCATCTTCAGGGCAGACAAATTTCCCTCAAAGATGCTTTCTTTGAGTCACTGTTACCTGAAGATAGCCCCATCAACAGAGAGGATTTGTGGGACTTCATCAAGAGCCATCAATCAGAGGTACTGTTCATTTTGGATGGCCTTGATGAAGTACACAGGGATCATCTACCTGTTGATGTACAGACGATGCTGCTTGGTATGATTCTTAGGAATTGTAAAATGATCTTTACATCACGAATTATCAGAGAAAAGGTGCCTGAAGATCAGTATGATACACTGCTGTTGATCAGGCCATTTAAAGTAAAGTCCCTGGAGGAATTTGTGAGGTTACAATTCCAGTCTATAGGACAAACACTATATGCGGACAGCTTTTTGCATCAGTTCAATCAGATTCGGCCAAgttctgttgatttactgttttTGATGCAAACACCTCTAAATGCTCTCCTTGTGTGTAAAAATTGgttaaaaatggaaaattaa